The following proteins come from a genomic window of Eleginops maclovinus isolate JMC-PN-2008 ecotype Puerto Natales chromosome 8, JC_Emac_rtc_rv5, whole genome shotgun sequence:
- the chsy3 gene encoding chondroitin sulfate synthase 3 has product MAVKPRRPLVTVILGVFLGFTASSWLIVPQVLESKGKKSPPCLYHSHSDSSARKGPFIPGDSPQLSPEEDRTSSPGNSTGGRATGRPKRFLFVGVMTAKKYLQTRAVAAYQTWVSSIPGKVEFFSSEGSGSVHLPVPVPVVSLADVDDSYPPQKKSFMMLKYIHDHYLDKYEWFMRADDDVYIRGEKLESFLRSLNSSKPLYLGQTGLGMAEELGRLALEPGENFCMGGPGMIFSREVLRRMVPHISTCLREMYTTHEDVEIGRCVRRFGGTQCVWSYEMQQLFYENYEHNKKGFIEELHSSKIHNAITLHPNKNPAYQYRLHSFMLSREISRLCYHSILLHREGLMMSHLSDTEVLWEDQQLGSPPSYMRFKPSERSDVIEWDFLTGRHIYSAAENKVARQSLGNLLRTAMEDIIRQVMEMINENSKTRGRVIDFKEIQYGYYRVDPMHGAEYIIDLLLLYKKHKGRKITVPVRRHAYLQQSFSRPFFTETEELDVSELVAAINSESQSLSFLSNSLKFLSPFQVYESNREMWEQSQRKVNILVPLSGRYENFVRFMENFEKVCLIPKQNVKLSIILVDSGNNENVEKHTPLIKDYSRKYPKADLSIIPMTGNFSRGLALELGSSQLDNDSLLFFCDVDLLFSGDALQRCRENAVQGRQVYFPVVFSQYNPKIVYSEKAPRENKFVLTKKSGFWRDYGFGITCVFKSDLLKAGGFDTSILGWGLEDVDLYSKVINSGLKVLRSQEPGIVHMYHPVHCNTSLEQKQYKMCLGSKASTFASSMQLAELWLEKHIEAGYNRTAS; this is encoded by the exons CCTTCATCCCCGGGGACAGCCCGCAGCTCAGCCCGGAGGAGGACAGGACATCAAGTCCGGGCAACAGCACCGGGGGGAGAGCCACAGGCAGACCGAAGCGGTTCCTCTTTGTCGGCGTCATGACAGCCAAGAAGTATCTGCAGACCCGCGCCGTGGCTGCGTACCAGACCTGGGTGAGTTCCATCCCCGGGAAGGTGGAGTTCTTCTCCAGTGAGGGCTCCGGGTCCGTCCACTTGCCCGTCCCCGTGCCTGTGGTCTCGCTGGCAGATGTGGACGACTCGTACCCACCACAGAAGAAGTCATTCATGATGCTGAAATACATCCACGACCACTACCTGGATAAATATGAGTGGTTCATGCGGGCAGACGATGACGTTTATATAAGAG GTGAGAAGCTGGAGTCGTTCCTGCGCTCACTGAACAGCAGCAAGCCTCTGTACCTGGGCCAGACGGGCCTTGGCATGGCTGAGGAGCTGGGCCGACTGGCTCTGGAGCCCGGAGAGAATTTCTGCATGGGGGGCCCCGGGATGATATTCAGTAGAGAGGTTCTCCGCAGGATGGTCCCTCACATCAGCACCTGTCTCAGGGAGATGTACACCACCCACGAGGATGTGGAAATTGGCCGTTGTGTGCGACGCTTTGGAGGGACACAGTGTGTGTGGTCATATGAG ATGCAGCAGCTCTTCTACGAGAACTACGAACACAACAAGAAAGGTTTCATTGAAGAGCTTCACAGCAGCAAGATCCACAACGCCATTACACTCCACCCCAACAAAAACCCGGCCTACCAGTACCGGCTGCACAGCTTCATGCTGAGCCGGGAGATCTCCAGACTCTGTTACCACAGCATCCTGCTCCACCGAGAAGGCCTGATGATGAGTCACCTGAGTGATACAGAAGTGCTGTGGGAGGACCAACAGCTGGGCTCCCCCCCTTCCTACATGCGCTTTAAGCCCAGCGAGAGGAGTGATGTCATTGAGTGGGATTTCCTGACTGGTCGCCACATTTATTCCGCTGCCGAGAACAAAGTGGCCCGGCAGAGCCTTGGCAACCTGCTTCGTACTGCAATGGAAGACATTATACGCCAGGTCATGGAAATGATTAACGAGAATTCCAAAACACGTGGCCGTGTGATTGACTTTAAAGAGATCCAGTACGGCTATTACCGGGTGGATCCCATGCACGGCGCAGAATACATCATAGACTTGCTGCTTCTCTACAAGAAACACAAGGGTCGCAAAATAACCGTGCCTGTGAGGCGGCACGCTTACCTTCAGCAGTCGTTCAGCCGCCCCTTCTTCACTGAGACTGAAGAGTTAGATGTGTCCGAACTCGTCGCAGCCATCAACTCTGAATCCCAATCCCTGTCTTTCCTGTCCAACTCTCTGAAGTTTTTGTCACCTTTCCAGGTCTACGAATCAAACAGGGAAATGTGGGAGCAGAGCCAAAGAAAGGTCAACATCCTCGTCCCATTATCGGGTCGCTACGAGAACTTTGTGCGCTTTATGGAGAACTTTGAGAAAGTGTGTTTGataccaaaacaaaatgtgaagcTCTCCATCATTCTGGTGGACAGCGGGAACAATGAGAACGTAGAGAAACACACTCCGTTAATAAAAGACTACAGCAGGAAGTATCCCAAAGCTGACCTGTCAATCATCCCCATGACAGGCAACTTCTCCCGAGGACTTGCTCTTGAGCTGGGCTCCTCTCAGCTGGATAACGACTCCCTTCTCTTCTTTTGCGATGTTGATCTCCTCTTCAGTGGGGATGCCTTGCAACGCTGCAGAGAAAATGCTGTGCAAGGGAGACAAGTTTATTTCCCTGTTGTCTTTAGTCAGTACAACCCCAAGATAGTGTACTCTGAGAAGGCCCCAAGAGAAAACAAATTTGTGCTGACCAAGAAAAGTGGTTTCTGGCGGGATTACGGATTTGGAATCACTTGTGTTTTCAAGAGTGATTTATTAAAAGCCGGCGGTTTCGACACCTCGATATTAGGCTGGGGATTGGAAGACGTAGACTTGTACTCAAAAGTGATTAATTCTGGGTTGAAAGTGTTACGCAGTCAGGAACCAGGAATCGTTCACATGTATCATCCTGTCCACTGCAACACAAGTCTTGAGCAGAAGCAGTACAAAATGTGCCTTGGGTCCAAAGCGAGTACGTTTGCCTCGTCAATGCAGCTAGCGGAGCTGTGGCTGGAGAAACACATAGAGGCGGGCTACAACAGAACTGCATCCTGA
- the sptlc1 gene encoding serine palmitoyltransferase 1 has protein sequence MASGQQWVLVEMVQAFYEAPAYHLILEGILILWIIRLLFSKTYRLHETYKLTEKEKEDLIEEWQPEPLVPPVSKDHPSLNYDVVTGPPSHKIIINGKECINFASFNFLGLLDNERVKEKALASLKKYGVGTCGPRGFYGTFDVHLELESRLANFMKTEEAIIYSYGFATIASAIPAYSKRGDLIFVDEAACFSIQKGLQASRSFIKYFKHNDMEDLERLLKEQELEDHKNPRKARVTRKFIVVEGLYINTADICPLPQLVKLKYKYKVRIFLEESMSFGVLGEHGRGVTEHFGVNIDDIDLISANMENAVASIGGFCCGRSFVIDHQRLSGQGYCFSASLPPMLAAAAIEALNIMEEDPDIFSVLREKCKHVYNALQGTPGLKIVGVQCAPALHLQLERSSGSRDSDMQLLRSIVEYCMERGVALTLARYLEKEERFLPSPSVRVVVTIEHTEEDIQKAVSCVQEAASALLK, from the exons ATGGCGTCCGGACAGCAGTGGGTGTTGGTGGAAATGGTGCAGGCATTTTACGAG GCCCCTGCTTACCACCTGATCCTGGAGGGGATCCTCATACTGTGGATCATCAGACTTCTCTTCTCCAAGACCTACAGGCTCCATGAGACCTACAAACTGACAGAGAAG GAGAAGGAGGACCTGATTGAGGAGTGGCAGCCAGAGCCTCTCGTTCCTCCCGTTTCCAAAGACCACCCCTCCCTCAATTATGATGTTGTCACAGG TCCTCCCAGCCACAAAATCATAATCAACGGAAAGGAGTGCATTAACTTTGCATCGTTTAACTTCCTGGGTCTCCTGGACAATGAGCGGGTTAAG GAAAAAGCTCTGGCATCTCTGAAGAAGTATGGTGTGGGCACCTGTGGTCCCAGAGGCTTCTATGGGACCTTTG ATGTTCACCTGGAGCTGGAGAGTCGTCTGGCCAATTTCATGAAGACCGAAGAAGCCATTATCTACTCCTACGGCTTTGCAACCATTGCCAGTGCGATCCCTGCCTACTCCAAGAGGGGGGACCTCATCTTTGT GGATGAAGCCGCCTGCTTCTCCATCCAGAAGGGTCTCCAGGCGTCCCGCAGCTTCATCAAATACTTCAAACACAACGACATGGAGGACCTGGAGAGGCTGCTGAaggagcaggagctggaggaccACAAG AATCCTCGTAAAGCTCGAGTGACCCGGAAGTTCATTGTGGTGGAGGGGCTGTACATCAACACTGCAGACATCTGTCCTCTGCCTCAGCTG GTGAAGctgaagtacaagtacaaggTGCGGATCTTTCTGGAGGAGAGCATGTCGTTCGGAGTGCTGGGGGAGCACGGCAGAGGAGTCACTGAACACTTTGGGGTCAAT attGATGACATTGACCTGATCAGTGCCAACATGGAGAACGCTGTGGCATCCATCGGAGGATTCTGCTGCGGCCGCTCGTTTGTCATCGACCACCAG CGTCTGTCGGGTCAGGGCTACTGCTTCTCCGCCTCGCTGCCCCCCatgctggctgctgctgccatcGAGGCGCTCAACATCATGGAGGAGGACCCAG ATATCTTCTCTGTCCTGAGGGAAAAGTGCAAACACGTTTACAATGCTCTACAGGG GACTCCAGGTCTGAAGATAGTTGGAGTCCAGTGTGCCCCGGCTCTCCACCTACAGCTGGAGAGGAGTTCAGGCTCCAGAGACTCGGACATGCAGCTGCTGCGCTCCATCGTAGAATAC TGTATGGAGAGAGGCGTGGCACTGACGCTCGCTCGTTACCTGGAAAAAGAGGAGCGTTTCCTCCCCTCGCCCAG CGTCAGGGTGGTGGTCACCATCGAACACACGGAGGAGGACATCCAGAAGGCCGTGTCCTGCGTCCAGGAGGCGGCGTCAGCCCTCCTCAAGTGA